In one uncultured Methanoregula sp. genomic region, the following are encoded:
- a CDS encoding NAD-dependent epimerase/dehydratase family protein: MKKQKKTILVTGGSGFIGRNISEFFRDTATVIAPTHAQLDLLSQDAVNKFLKENEINYVIHCANIGGNRKSVGPTDSVAKNARLFFNIAENSRYYEKLIHFGSGAEYDKRRSLSQISEVAIGESIPVDDYGFSKYLISKYIEKSENIVCLRLFGVFGKYEDYEYKFISNSILKNLLHMPVTIRQNVYFDWLFIDDLMKIVRIFLEKNAKYPAYNITPGKPTDLVTLANLINSCSEIKSDIIIDNPGLNAEYSGNNLRLLAETGSFQFTPMPAAISELREYYCSIIDQINSDVIKKDEYAKFCTIRPQS; this comes from the coding sequence TTGAAAAAACAAAAAAAAACAATTCTTGTAACGGGTGGCTCCGGGTTTATCGGAAGAAATATATCAGAATTTTTCCGGGATACTGCAACAGTAATTGCACCCACCCATGCACAACTCGACCTTCTTTCGCAGGATGCGGTTAATAAATTTCTCAAAGAGAATGAGATCAACTATGTGATCCATTGTGCAAATATCGGGGGAAATCGAAAAAGTGTCGGACCGACAGACAGTGTTGCCAAGAATGCACGGCTGTTTTTTAACATCGCAGAAAATTCCCGGTATTATGAAAAGCTTATCCATTTTGGTTCCGGTGCAGAATATGATAAACGCCGTTCATTGTCACAGATCAGTGAAGTGGCAATAGGCGAAAGTATTCCCGTGGACGATTATGGCTTTTCCAAATATCTGATCAGTAAATATATCGAGAAATCTGAAAATATCGTCTGCCTGCGTCTTTTTGGAGTGTTCGGGAAATACGAAGATTATGAATACAAATTCATCTCCAATTCAATTCTGAAAAATCTTCTCCACATGCCAGTTACTATCCGCCAGAATGTCTATTTTGACTGGCTCTTTATTGACGACCTCATGAAAATCGTCAGAATCTTTCTTGAAAAAAATGCAAAGTATCCCGCATATAATATCACCCCTGGCAAGCCGACAGACCTGGTTACGCTTGCAAATCTGATCAATTCCTGTTCAGAAATCAAATCTGATATCATTATTGATAATCCGGGACTGAATGCTGAATACAGTGGAAATAATTTACGGTTACTTGCTGAAACCGGTAGTTTTCAGTTTACACCGATGCCTGCGGCAATCTCGGAGCTCCGGGAATATTATTGTTCGATCATCGATCAAATCAATTCAGATGTCATTAAAAAAGATGAATATGCAAAGTTTTGTACAATACGTCCACAATCGTAA
- a CDS encoding glycosyltransferase — MKIVPVLQRYDYGRKSRGESLDARGVHPSLLKITDDVYPFWYDDLLNDKNVLQEKLIQFVDTIKPDIILFILMKDEFSFPTLDYLKEKYTTINWFCDDQWRFDSFSKYYAPHFSHVITTDKFALGKYLDIGYRNAILSQWASFGYIPRLDFNSFEYEYDVSFVGSKSSYRKWLCDYLIKSGINVVCFGAGWEKGRVSFDGMQEIFLKSRINLNISNSVSYDIRYILSSLGSIYEFSRSSKRIEQIKARHFEIPAFGGFQLTNYSPSIEDFFTIGREIVIYTSPEDLSQQIKYYLENENERRQILSGGYNKVMQAPTYAERYREIFRTIGYL; from the coding sequence TTGAAAATTGTACCTGTATTGCAGAGATATGACTATGGGAGAAAAAGCCGTGGAGAATCATTGGATGCGAGAGGTGTACATCCGTCGTTACTGAAAATAACGGATGATGTATATCCGTTCTGGTATGATGATCTTTTAAATGATAAAAATGTCTTACAGGAAAAATTAATCCAGTTTGTTGATACCATCAAACCGGATATCATCCTGTTTATCCTGATGAAAGATGAGTTCTCATTTCCAACTCTTGATTACCTGAAGGAAAAATACACCACGATAAACTGGTTCTGCGATGACCAGTGGAGGTTTGACAGTTTTTCAAAGTACTATGCCCCCCACTTCAGTCATGTAATTACGACCGATAAATTTGCCCTCGGTAAGTACCTGGATATCGGCTACAGGAATGCCATTTTAAGTCAATGGGCCTCTTTTGGATATATACCCCGTCTGGATTTTAACTCATTTGAATACGAGTATGATGTCTCATTTGTTGGATCAAAAAGCAGCTATAGAAAATGGCTGTGCGATTATCTGATTAAGTCCGGAATAAATGTTGTGTGTTTTGGAGCCGGGTGGGAAAAGGGAAGAGTGTCATTCGACGGGATGCAGGAAATTTTTTTAAAATCCAGAATAAACCTGAATATCTCAAACAGCGTCTCATATGATATCAGGTACATTCTTTCATCATTGGGAAGCATATATGAATTTTCAAGGAGCAGTAAACGGATTGAACAAATAAAGGCCCGGCATTTTGAAATACCTGCTTTCGGAGGTTTTCAGCTGACGAATTATTCGCCATCGATTGAGGATTTTTTTACTATCGGAAGGGAGATTGTAATTTACACATCCCCCGAAGACTTATCCCAGCAGATAAAATATTATCTTGAGAATGAAAACGAACGGAGACAAATCCTGTCCGGCGGGTACAACAAAGTGATGCAGGCCCCGACATATGCCGAACGCTACCGGGAAATATTCAGAACAATTGGTTACCTATGA
- a CDS encoding glycosyltransferase family 10, producing the protein MTTKATFYTGSYYCNNRQFDIDDPVANRDNCLYPLYLLKQKFAEYDVDLSTQDINKPKDSDFIIYNEMPRRYRISPKKQNYLLIFESKLIRPQNWNIRNHRFFKKIFTWDDDFVDGEKYFKINFSHQVPSSLPSIGINDKKLCTLIAANKVYHRPNELYSERVNAIRWFEGNHPQDFDLYGQGWDLRFYSGILGHLNCIMPLRRIRPPTFSSYRGPIKDKLSVLKNYKFSICYENLKNTKGYITEKIFDCFFAGCVPVYWGAPNITDHIPPDTFIDRRKFSTYNEIYEFMTDLPDEKYAQYLSAIRNFLQSEKMDQFTAEKFADTIIKEIISE; encoded by the coding sequence ATGACGACGAAAGCTACGTTCTATACGGGTTCTTATTATTGCAACAATCGTCAGTTCGATATTGATGATCCTGTAGCCAACCGGGATAATTGTTTATATCCGCTTTATTTATTGAAACAAAAATTTGCCGAGTATGATGTAGATTTATCCACCCAGGATATCAATAAGCCAAAAGATTCGGATTTTATTATCTACAATGAAATGCCCCGGCGATACAGGATATCTCCCAAAAAACAGAATTATCTTCTCATTTTCGAATCGAAACTGATCCGGCCGCAAAACTGGAATATCAGGAATCACCGGTTCTTTAAGAAAATATTTACCTGGGATGATGATTTTGTTGACGGGGAAAAGTATTTTAAAATAAATTTTTCACACCAAGTTCCTTCAAGTCTACCGTCTATTGGAATAAATGATAAAAAATTATGCACACTGATTGCCGCAAATAAAGTGTATCACCGGCCCAATGAACTTTACTCGGAGAGAGTAAATGCTATCCGGTGGTTTGAAGGCAATCATCCACAGGATTTTGATCTCTATGGACAGGGCTGGGATCTGCGTTTCTACAGCGGTATTTTGGGTCATCTGAACTGCATAATGCCATTACGTCGGATCAGGCCCCCCACATTCAGTTCATACCGGGGTCCGATAAAGGACAAACTCAGCGTTTTGAAAAATTACAAATTCAGCATCTGTTATGAAAATCTGAAAAATACAAAAGGTTACATCACCGAAAAGATATTTGATTGTTTTTTTGCAGGATGTGTTCCTGTCTATTGGGGAGCACCCAATATTACGGATCATATCCCCCCGGATACGTTCATTGACCGACGGAAATTCAGTACTTATAACGAGATTTACGAGTTCATGACTGATCTTCCCGATGAGAAGTATGCCCAATATTTGTCCGCAATTAGAAATTTTCTCCAGAGCGAAAAAATGGATCAATTTACTGCTGAAAAATTTGCAGACACCATTATTAAAGAGATCATATCTGAATAA
- a CDS encoding oligosaccharide flippase family protein, translating to MYLFKSFGLISLSKVIYAATSYLLLILYTNALNPEDYGKISLIWIFVTVISIIIDFRLNTAFSIKYYKEDKTQNITNIYSVLIFNFLILICIYCVFVFFPQLLDYLIGFSIDSNVKNLVFVLLFFMVWGNFFTNLLMISKEAKKYFYVMCVFNIVLIFSSILLLRLSPSNYLVYLISFFLAYFFVTLLGIVHLFLHFRPTKNTFFCTESLQRLIRISLPLIPDGLLLYILSWADRYMLDYYSGLYIVGIYTVAYSFSTFISYLNGSFGQAITPLIYEIYSKSVETYKKIINMLLKCYWLVLSALVLGYLILLKEVYHFFIASNYSEGFSVLPLLIFGVVVSGATSYFGATILLKEKTNVVFLFTFIAVVSNILMNFALIPIFGIYGAATATLLSYFIQFILTLKLTQKLMHIDYDYGFMLKTIGLFLIFICILQIVYLLHLDHLVEFGAGIVIFLLYITIVYNIFSVKKLFQEVIVNLDF from the coding sequence ATGTATCTTTTCAAATCGTTCGGCCTGATCTCACTCTCAAAAGTCATTTATGCAGCAACTTCTTATCTCCTTTTGATTCTCTATACAAATGCCTTAAATCCCGAAGATTATGGAAAAATAAGCCTGATCTGGATATTTGTTACCGTTATCTCCATTATTATTGATTTCCGGCTTAACACCGCATTCAGTATCAAATATTACAAGGAAGACAAAACGCAGAATATTACGAATATTTATTCCGTTTTAATTTTTAATTTCCTGATTTTGATCTGTATTTACTGTGTTTTTGTTTTTTTCCCCCAGTTACTGGATTATCTCATTGGTTTTTCAATAGATTCCAATGTAAAAAACCTGGTTTTTGTACTGCTCTTTTTTATGGTCTGGGGGAATTTTTTTACCAATCTCTTAATGATCTCAAAAGAGGCAAAAAAATATTTTTATGTGATGTGCGTATTCAATATCGTTCTGATTTTTTCAAGCATCCTGCTTCTCCGTCTTTCCCCGTCTAATTACCTGGTTTATCTCATCTCATTTTTTTTAGCCTATTTTTTTGTGACTCTCCTTGGTATCGTCCATTTATTCCTGCATTTCAGACCAACAAAAAATACCTTTTTCTGTACGGAAAGTTTACAACGACTGATTAGAATCAGTCTGCCGTTAATACCGGATGGGTTATTGTTATATATTTTAAGCTGGGCCGACCGGTATATGCTGGACTATTATTCCGGATTGTATATTGTCGGGATTTATACCGTTGCATACTCATTCTCGACTTTTATCAGTTATCTGAACGGTTCTTTCGGGCAGGCCATCACTCCCCTGATATATGAAATTTATTCAAAGTCCGTTGAAACCTATAAGAAAATTATCAACATGTTGTTGAAATGCTACTGGCTTGTCCTTTCGGCTCTCGTCCTGGGATACCTGATCCTGCTTAAAGAAGTGTATCATTTCTTTATTGCGAGCAATTACAGCGAAGGGTTCAGTGTTCTGCCGTTGTTAATATTCGGCGTTGTTGTCAGCGGCGCTACATCCTATTTCGGTGCAACAATATTATTGAAAGAAAAAACCAATGTCGTGTTTTTGTTCACATTCATAGCGGTAGTATCCAACATTCTGATGAATTTTGCCCTGATCCCGATATTCGGCATATATGGAGCGGCTACTGCGACACTGCTCAGTTATTTTATTCAGTTCATATTAACGTTAAAGCTCACCCAGAAACTGATGCATATCGATTACGACTACGGGTTTATGCTGAAAACAATTGGGTTATTCCTGATCTTCATCTGTATCCTGCAGATCGTTTATCTTCTTCATCTGGATCATCTGGTGGAATTCGGTGCAGGCATTGTAATCTTTTTACTTTACATCACCATAGTCTATAACATATTCAGTGTAAAGAAATTATTCCAGGAAGTGATTGTAAATCTTGATTTCTGA
- a CDS encoding glycosyltransferase, which translates to MPLVTVCVPCYNAGKTILKTLNSIVSQTYKNLEILVVDNVSTDNTVSICRSVKDSRIRIVQNEKNIGGENNWSRSIELATGEYIAVFHSDDLYCPTLVEKQVQAFRQYPEINAVFPMSYLIDPNDRIIGERPLPKELKNKKEVSFDELFVAILTNHNSFLTTPGVMVRGELYKKLAPFRLDIFDTAADLDMWFRISKSGPVVLIDEYLMKYRISPTQGGYLIVSVREEEAAFYKVMDAYLPGVAAHYPIPKNSLDRYELFRNNDRIKRSMNMILNGKTSAAKPLLKQSISPGIFRKLVKNFYNTYSLILVMMGIVLYLSIFVSGERAAAGFFKKIFYYYQFM; encoded by the coding sequence ATGCCACTCGTTACGGTATGTGTACCCTGTTATAATGCCGGGAAAACCATTTTGAAAACTCTCAATTCGATCGTCAGCCAGACGTATAAAAACCTGGAAATTCTTGTTGTCGATAATGTTTCAACGGATAATACCGTGAGTATCTGCAGGAGCGTTAAGGATTCAAGGATAAGAATTGTCCAGAATGAGAAAAATATCGGGGGTGAAAATAACTGGAGCCGGTCAATAGAGCTTGCAACCGGAGAATATATTGCCGTTTTCCATTCCGATGATCTGTACTGCCCGACACTTGTTGAAAAGCAGGTTCAGGCATTCAGACAATATCCGGAAATCAATGCTGTGTTTCCCATGTCCTATCTTATTGATCCGAATGATCGGATCATTGGAGAACGCCCGTTACCGAAAGAGCTGAAAAATAAAAAAGAAGTGAGTTTCGATGAACTGTTTGTTGCAATTTTAACCAATCACAATTCATTTCTTACAACACCCGGCGTGATGGTCAGAGGTGAATTGTACAAGAAGCTCGCCCCGTTCCGGCTCGATATATTCGATACCGCCGCTGATCTCGATATGTGGTTCCGGATCTCAAAGTCCGGCCCGGTAGTACTTATCGATGAATACCTGATGAAATACCGGATAAGCCCCACGCAGGGAGGTTACCTGATCGTTTCCGTCCGCGAGGAGGAAGCAGCTTTTTACAAAGTGATGGACGCATACCTGCCAGGCGTTGCGGCGCACTATCCCATTCCAAAAAACAGCCTTGACCGGTATGAATTATTCCGGAATAATGACAGGATCAAACGATCAATGAACATGATCCTGAATGGGAAAACCTCCGCTGCAAAACCCCTGTTAAAACAGAGCATATCCCCGGGGATCTTCAGGAAACTCGTTAAAAATTTTTATAATACCTACTCGCTGATCCTGGTTATGATGGGGATTGTATTATATCTCTCCATCTTCGTTTCGGGCGAGAGGGCGGCAGCAGGATTTTTCAAGAAAATCTTCTACTATTACCAGTTCATGTGA
- a CDS encoding FkbM family methyltransferase, translated as MTIFDIGGHDGTLTLFFAKSVGPNGKIYAFEPNPFNYEYLLQNLQLNNSMNVEPFQLAIGASSYNAKFVFRNDGTFGTGTLDKEIQQQIINEQNYSIVEVKVESIDNLFNNKKLSKPDFVKIDVEGLEFDILQGMQMTLKEYKPNLFIEIHGANINDKMKNANEIISFLTGFNYSFYHIETQQIVSIKTTDLPIQGHLFCK; from the coding sequence ATGACGATATTTGATATTGGCGGTCATGATGGAACATTAACCCTTTTTTTTGCTAAATCCGTCGGTCCAAACGGAAAAATCTATGCTTTCGAGCCGAATCCTTTTAATTATGAATATCTTCTCCAAAATTTACAATTGAATAATTCAATGAATGTTGAACCATTTCAACTAGCAATTGGTGCAAGTAGTTATAATGCAAAATTCGTATTTAGAAATGATGGCACGTTTGGAACCGGAACTTTGGATAAAGAAATTCAACAGCAGATTATTAATGAACAGAATTATTCGATAGTTGAAGTTAAGGTAGAATCAATAGATAATTTATTTAATAATAAAAAATTATCCAAGCCAGATTTCGTGAAAATTGATGTCGAAGGGCTTGAATTTGATATCTTACAAGGAATGCAAATGACCCTCAAAGAATACAAACCAAATTTATTCATTGAAATTCATGGTGCGAATATTAACGACAAAATGAAAAATGCGAATGAGATCATCAGTTTCTTAACAGGATTTAATTATTCTTTTTATCATATTGAAACGCAACAAATCGTCTCGATAAAAACAACGGATTTACCTATACAAGGTCATTTGTTTTGTAAATAA
- a CDS encoding methyltransferase domain-containing protein, with translation MGKLFPVLDSDVGQRIIKSIKFDLTHLDFDIIGIYSELIYGTVKSKLLSQPNFPSEIFFFKRFFHQFYAENPKGTQWRQIIEPKQPILSSLQDLETRFSEPLCLIDVGCGPTTQFFTDAIIKKFNVKVTTVDPLAEFYNGLHKKYHTGYDLTCLKGTGETLQEMFPENNFHLVYTENAIDHSQDPVKFVNNIVHITKPGGYIIMQGFINEGTAENWLGLHQWDIDIEHDHLHLSNRDKSINSVDMMKNLPLGVVSSEVAGHNIWDRYSIIYQKGI, from the coding sequence ATGGGAAAATTATTTCCGGTTTTGGATTCTGATGTTGGCCAGAGAATTATTAAAAGTATCAAGTTTGATTTAACCCATCTGGATTTTGATATTATCGGGATTTACTCTGAACTTATTTATGGTACCGTTAAGTCAAAATTATTATCGCAACCGAATTTTCCTTCGGAAATTTTCTTTTTCAAACGGTTCTTCCACCAGTTTTATGCAGAAAACCCAAAAGGCACACAATGGAGACAGATCATTGAGCCCAAACAACCGATTCTCTCCTCATTACAGGATCTCGAAACCCGGTTCAGCGAGCCATTATGCCTGATCGATGTCGGTTGTGGCCCGACAACCCAGTTTTTTACCGATGCCATAATAAAAAAATTCAATGTTAAGGTTACGACCGTGGATCCGCTGGCGGAATTTTATAACGGGCTGCATAAAAAATACCATACGGGGTATGACCTGACATGCCTTAAGGGGACCGGGGAGACATTACAGGAAATGTTTCCGGAAAATAATTTCCATTTAGTTTACACGGAAAATGCCATTGATCATTCCCAGGATCCAGTCAAGTTTGTGAATAATATTGTTCATATCACAAAACCCGGGGGCTATATCATAATGCAGGGCTTTATCAATGAAGGCACCGCAGAAAACTGGCTTGGGCTCCATCAGTGGGATATCGATATTGAACATGATCATCTCCATCTGTCCAACAGGGATAAGTCGATAAACAGCGTTGACATGATGAAAAACTTACCTTTGGGGGTAGTCAGTTCGGAAGTAGCCGGGCATAATATCTGGGACAGGTACTCGATAATTTATCAAAAGGGGATTTGA
- a CDS encoding glycosyltransferase — protein MKILHVAPELFPNAGGVTNVCTNQAKELVNRGHSVTIVCSDYSFSEDLMNELKHAGVPVIPFRSVISLRCFFYTPSFVQWIKDHLSEFDVVHLHDFRSYQNIIICKNARRLGIPVVLQAHGTLLNRPPNSFPKTMFDLTWKERIVNTVDKFIVLTQADREDHLKFGIPADKLVMLPNGINLSEYKNLPEKGRFRKKYSVPDNCFIILYIGRLHTTKGIDFLIQSFMKLVADHPRYKLVLIGPDSGYLESISDEVKRLIDLKDIILTGPKYGEEKIEALVDADVFVLPSTNEVFGISVLEAWACGTPSIITTGCGLSTEPHIAGIVIERNEPALVAAILSITAKEKEISASNGKNIVKDIYNWEKIVMNLEAIYSSFYKGVK, from the coding sequence ATGAAGATACTGCACGTTGCTCCGGAATTATTCCCCAATGCCGGGGGGGTAACCAATGTCTGTACCAACCAGGCAAAAGAACTGGTTAATCGCGGGCATTCTGTCACCATTGTATGCAGCGACTATTCTTTTTCTGAAGATCTCATGAATGAGCTGAAGCACGCCGGTGTCCCGGTTATTCCGTTCAGGTCAGTAATCTCCCTGAGATGTTTTTTTTATACACCGTCTTTTGTCCAATGGATCAAGGATCATTTATCAGAGTTCGACGTGGTTCATTTACACGATTTCCGATCATACCAGAATATCATTATCTGTAAAAATGCGCGAAGGCTGGGAATACCGGTCGTGCTTCAGGCCCATGGCACCCTGTTAAACCGGCCCCCGAATTCATTTCCAAAAACGATGTTTGATCTGACCTGGAAGGAGCGCATTGTGAATACGGTCGACAAATTTATTGTACTGACGCAGGCTGACCGGGAAGATCATCTGAAATTCGGGATTCCTGCAGATAAGCTCGTGATGTTGCCCAATGGAATAAATTTGTCGGAATATAAGAACCTCCCGGAAAAAGGCAGGTTCCGGAAAAAATATTCTGTTCCTGACAACTGTTTCATAATTTTATATATCGGGAGGTTGCACACAACGAAAGGTATTGATTTTCTCATCCAGTCGTTTATGAAGCTGGTTGCTGATCATCCCCGGTATAAACTGGTATTGATTGGACCGGATTCCGGTTATCTGGAAAGCATTTCCGATGAAGTGAAACGGTTAATCGATTTAAAGGACATCATTCTTACGGGACCAAAATATGGAGAGGAAAAAATCGAGGCACTGGTTGATGCCGATGTTTTTGTCCTTCCCTCCACGAATGAGGTGTTCGGGATCTCCGTACTAGAGGCATGGGCATGCGGGACTCCATCAATTATTACTACCGGCTGCGGTTTATCCACAGAGCCGCACATTGCAGGCATTGTTATCGAGCGGAATGAACCGGCCCTGGTTGCGGCCATCCTCTCCATCACAGCAAAAGAAAAAGAAATATCCGCGAGTAATGGAAAAAATATAGTAAAAGATATTTATAATTGGGAAAAGATTGTAATGAATCTCGAAGCAATTTATTCCAGTTTTTATAAGGGAGTTAAATAA
- a CDS encoding SDR family oxidoreductase encodes MKKTVVITGASSGIGNAAARLFSREGWHVIGISRRKAERIEGVDHYISADLSKPEDIRNLFSEIEHDEGSVDALVNNAALQICKPLVETTIEEWDAVFDTNVRSFFYCSKLAYPLMAKHGGAIVNISSVHAIATSANIAAYAASKGAIKTMTRNMAIEFAPKKIRVNAVLPGAVDTPMLRSGMKRGHLGSDNVSAQLEELAQRTVIGRVGSPDEIAQAILFLADSERSSFITGQSLVVDGGATIRLSTE; translated from the coding sequence ATGAAAAAAACCGTAGTGATAACCGGGGCATCAAGCGGGATTGGCAATGCTGCAGCCAGGTTATTCTCCCGGGAGGGATGGCATGTCATTGGCATCTCCCGGAGGAAAGCGGAGCGAATCGAAGGGGTAGATCATTATATATCTGCAGATCTTTCGAAACCCGAAGATATCCGGAACCTGTTTTCTGAAATTGAGCATGACGAGGGATCTGTCGATGCTCTCGTCAATAATGCGGCTCTCCAGATATGCAAGCCACTGGTTGAGACAACCATTGAGGAGTGGGACGCGGTATTCGATACGAATGTCAGGTCGTTTTTTTATTGTTCAAAGCTGGCGTATCCGCTGATGGCCAAACACGGCGGGGCTATTGTGAATATCAGTTCAGTACATGCAATTGCCACATCAGCGAATATTGCGGCATATGCTGCAAGCAAGGGAGCGATAAAAACCATGACCCGGAACATGGCAATAGAATTTGCACCAAAAAAAATCCGGGTCAATGCGGTATTGCCGGGTGCAGTGGATACCCCGATGTTGCGCAGTGGCATGAAACGGGGGCACCTGGGATCGGATAACGTCAGTGCGCAGCTGGAGGAACTTGCACAACGGACCGTTATTGGCCGCGTGGGAAGTCCCGATGAGATTGCTCAGGCAATTTTATTTTTAGCGGATTCTGAACGGTCTTCATTTATAACGGGGCAGTCCCTGGTCGTAGATGGCGGGGCAACCATCAGATTAAGTACGGAATAA
- a CDS encoding phosphoglycerate dehydrogenase: MTVHVLVTCPHLQRTIDHYRPLFQKLNIEITTPSFHQKMKEEELIKIIERFDGVIAGDDEFTANVLKHGKKLKIIAKWGVGVDGIDLKAAEKLGIKVMNTPAVFSNEVADMVIGYLILLSRKLHLIDRNVRSGQWDETQIQGISLEGKTLGIIGVGNIGREVAVRARAMKMHVLGYDLYPPPEEFIRNTQIRMVEVSELISASHFITLNCNLTEQNRHILNPDSFSRMKKGVFIVNTSRGQLIDEAALAEGFRTGIVAGAALDVFEEEPLPGNSPLRQFENCILGAHNSSNTFDAVMRTNELAINNLLNGLGVKRE, encoded by the coding sequence ATGACCGTTCACGTCCTGGTAACCTGTCCCCACCTTCAGAGAACCATTGATCATTATCGTCCGTTATTTCAGAAACTGAATATTGAGATCACTACTCCGAGTTTTCATCAGAAAATGAAAGAGGAGGAGTTAATAAAAATCATTGAACGGTTTGACGGGGTAATCGCCGGGGACGATGAATTTACCGCAAACGTCCTGAAACACGGGAAAAAATTAAAGATCATCGCAAAATGGGGTGTAGGTGTAGATGGTATCGACCTGAAGGCAGCGGAAAAACTGGGAATAAAAGTCATGAATACCCCCGCGGTTTTTTCAAATGAAGTCGCTGATATGGTTATCGGGTATCTTATCCTTCTTTCCAGGAAATTGCACCTTATTGATCGGAATGTGCGATCCGGACAATGGGATGAAACGCAGATCCAGGGTATATCACTGGAGGGTAAAACACTGGGGATTATCGGCGTTGGAAATATCGGCAGGGAAGTCGCAGTCCGGGCACGTGCAATGAAAATGCATGTCCTGGGATATGATCTGTATCCGCCTCCGGAAGAATTTATCCGGAATACGCAGATCAGGATGGTAGAGGTCAGTGAACTTATCTCTGCTTCGCATTTCATCACATTAAATTGTAATCTGACGGAACAGAACCGGCACATTTTAAATCCGGATTCCTTTTCCCGGATGAAGAAAGGGGTATTCATCGTGAATACCTCAAGAGGGCAGCTCATCGATGAGGCTGCACTGGCTGAAGGATTCAGAACCGGTATCGTAGCTGGAGCAGCACTTGATGTATTTGAAGAAGAGCCGCTTCCGGGGAACAGTCCCCTCAGGCAATTCGAAAATTGCATCCTTGGAGCCCATAACAGCTCAAATACCTTTGATGCGGTGATGCGTACCAACGAACTGGCAATTAACAATCTGCTCAACGGATTAGGGGTAAAAAGGGAATGA
- a CDS encoding acylneuraminate cytidylyltransferase family protein, producing MKKKIVAIVPMRDRSERVPGKNYRLFAGKPLFHYIISSLLQCREISRVVIDTDSETIMKDTSKSFPDVEIIERPEHLRDGSIPMNDVLLNDMQHIKADFYLQTHSTNPLLSHESISQAIKKYQEQFPTYDSLFTVTRIQTRLWDQLARPVNHNPAILLRTQDLPPIYAENSCMYLFTREILESRHNRVGERPLMYELKPEEAWDIDEESDFRIAELLYKLQGAGS from the coding sequence ATGAAGAAAAAAATTGTTGCCATTGTACCTATGCGGGACAGAAGTGAACGGGTTCCTGGAAAAAATTACCGGCTGTTTGCCGGAAAACCCCTTTTCCATTATATTATCTCGAGCCTTTTACAATGCAGGGAGATATCACGGGTTGTAATCGATACCGACAGTGAAACAATAATGAAGGATACTTCAAAATCATTTCCTGATGTTGAAATAATTGAACGTCCTGAGCATTTACGTGACGGATCGATTCCCATGAATGATGTGCTCCTGAATGATATGCAGCATATCAAAGCGGATTTTTATCTTCAGACACACAGCACAAATCCCCTGTTATCCCATGAATCAATCTCGCAGGCAATAAAAAAATACCAGGAACAGTTCCCCACGTATGATTCCCTGTTTACCGTAACAAGAATCCAGACACGACTCTGGGACCAGCTGGCCCGCCCGGTCAACCATAATCCGGCGATTCTCTTAAGAACACAGGACCTGCCCCCCATCTATGCCGAAAACTCCTGTATGTACCTTTTTACCCGGGAGATCCTTGAATCCAGGCATAACCGCGTGGGTGAACGTCCGCTGATGTATGAACTAAAACCGGAGGAAGCCTGGGATATTGATGAAGAATCTGATTTCCGCATTGCTGAACTGCTGTATAAATTACAAGGGGCGGGATCATGA